From a region of the Salvelinus alpinus chromosome 2, SLU_Salpinus.1, whole genome shotgun sequence genome:
- the cep20 gene encoding centrosomal protein 20: MATLTELKCALRESLESRGVLGQLKARIRAEVFNALDDQSEPRPALSHDNLLINELIREYLEFNKYRYTASVLTAESGQPEVPLDRQFMANELKVVEDPSSRSVPLLYGLLSHFLSSSGDSGGKLFLRGSAPATMTRDSNTLPGPES; this comes from the exons ATGGCGACCTTAACGGAACTGAAATGCG CTCTGAGAGAGAGCCTGGAGTctcgaggtgtgttgggtcaactGAAAGCTCGGATCAGAGCTGAGGTGTTCAATGCGCTCGATGATCAGAGCGAGCCGCGTCCTGCGCTGTCGCACGACAACCTTCTAATCAACGAGCTCATCCGCGAGTACCTGGAATTCAACAAGTATCGATACACAGCGTCTGTGTTGACAGCAG AATCAGGTCAACCTGAGGTACCACTTGACAGACAGTTCATGGCGAATGAGCTGAAAGTGGTGGAGGACCCCAGTTCCAGATCTGT GCCTCTACTGTACGGCTTGCTATCCCACTTCCTAAGCAGCAGCGGAGACAGTGGAGGGAAGCTGTTTCTCAGGGGCTCAGCACCTGCTACTATGACCAGAGACTCTAACACACTCCCTGGTCCTGAGTCTTAA